One stretch of Nocardia mangyaensis DNA includes these proteins:
- a CDS encoding rhodanese-like domain-containing protein: MTSSDVPTVPVGEVPAAFDHAEPAPGAQLLDVREPDEWELGHAPGAIHIPMVDVPARLDEIDIDAELYVICRQGGRSIEVVRYLAHIGYETVNVAGGMVAWQQTGRPVVADGEHEAKIY; this comes from the coding sequence GTGACGAGCTCCGATGTCCCCACGGTGCCGGTGGGTGAGGTACCCGCCGCGTTCGACCACGCGGAACCGGCCCCCGGCGCCCAGCTGCTCGACGTGCGCGAACCCGACGAATGGGAGCTCGGGCACGCGCCCGGCGCGATCCACATCCCGATGGTCGACGTCCCCGCCCGCCTCGACGAGATCGACATCGACGCCGAGCTCTACGTCATCTGCCGACAGGGCGGCCGCTCGATCGAGGTGGTCCGGTACCTGGCCCACATCGGGTACGAGACCGTGAACGTGGCCGGTGGCATGGTCGCCTGGCAGCAGACCGGTCGTCCCGTGGTCGCCGACGGCGAGCACGAAGCCAAGATCTACTAG
- a CDS encoding DUF4328 domain-containing protein, with amino-acid sequence MVQPCARCGARWAVQGAPMHWCPRCRGVLLSPGKVDAPAAQRNYRWVARRPDHRSRRGETTTTPAPLGPTPRYTQTPHWGLLDPPPAPAETTPRPLRGIAAARDLWLASTALAFVLAGIAEYGRYLILLQNRTRLIPGWLLWISDATVLVFGILAPLLALATALSLVAWLIEARTSAFAARGRRDPRRRWSLILGSLVPGVNLIWPGVFLTELLGPDPDPRALRAVRLWWAAWVFSGVLLVAATVWRDAGTLQAEADGVSFTAFTDLCAAAFAVLTLWTVRLLEGRDLRGAPRSAQRWVMAADPAEVVIAPVEPGASIAGQDEPEHADSDASDENTHQEVVAK; translated from the coding sequence GTGGTGCAACCATGTGCACGCTGTGGCGCGCGGTGGGCCGTGCAGGGCGCGCCGATGCACTGGTGCCCGCGCTGCCGCGGCGTGCTGCTGTCGCCGGGCAAAGTCGACGCGCCCGCCGCCCAGCGCAACTACCGCTGGGTAGCCCGCAGGCCCGACCACCGCTCCCGCCGTGGCGAAACGACCACCACACCGGCGCCGCTCGGCCCGACCCCGCGCTACACCCAGACCCCGCACTGGGGCCTGCTGGATCCGCCGCCCGCACCGGCCGAGACAACGCCACGTCCGTTGCGCGGCATCGCGGCCGCGCGCGACCTGTGGCTCGCCTCGACCGCGCTGGCCTTCGTGCTCGCCGGCATCGCCGAATACGGCCGATACCTGATCCTGTTGCAGAACCGCACCCGGCTCATCCCCGGCTGGCTGCTGTGGATCTCCGATGCCACGGTGCTCGTCTTCGGCATCCTCGCCCCGCTCCTCGCACTGGCCACGGCGCTGTCTCTGGTCGCCTGGCTGATCGAGGCGCGCACGAGCGCGTTCGCCGCGCGCGGCCGCCGCGACCCACGCCGACGCTGGAGCCTGATCCTGGGCTCTCTGGTGCCGGGGGTCAATCTGATCTGGCCCGGGGTGTTCCTCACCGAACTGCTCGGCCCCGACCCGGACCCGCGTGCCCTGCGCGCGGTGCGTCTCTGGTGGGCGGCCTGGGTATTCAGTGGAGTGCTGCTGGTCGCCGCGACCGTGTGGCGCGACGCGGGCACCCTGCAGGCCGAGGCCGACGGCGTCTCCTTCACCGCCTTCACCGACCTGTGCGCCGCGGCGTTCGCGGTGCTCACGCTGTGGACGGTCCGGCTGCTCGAAGGCCGTGATCTGCGGGGCGCGCCGCGGTCGGCACAGCGCTGGGTGATGGCCGCCGATCCCGCCGAGGTGGTGATCGCTCCGGTCGAGCCGGGAGCGTCGATAGCCGGGCAGGATGAGCCGGAACACGCGGATTCCGATGCGTCGGACGAGAATACGCACCAGGAGGTTGTGGCCAAGTGA
- a CDS encoding glycerophosphodiester phosphodiesterase — protein MTQGNRAPFVVAHRGSSAARPEHTLAAYELALTEGADGVECDVRLTRDGHLVCVHDRTVDRTSDATGLVSELTLDELREMNFGTADAPSGVLALSDLIGLVLDWRSRPTKLFIETKHPVRYGALVENKVLAELQRFGIATPASADHSRAVVMSFAATAVWRIRRAAPLLPTVLLGESSRFLGGSAATTVGATAVGPSVKTLREHPELVDKAAAAGRATYCWTVDDPDDVKLCADLGVSWIATNHPARTKALLA, from the coding sequence GTGACCCAGGGCAATCGCGCGCCGTTCGTGGTCGCGCACCGTGGCTCGTCGGCGGCGCGCCCCGAGCACACGCTCGCCGCCTACGAGCTGGCGCTCACCGAGGGTGCCGACGGGGTCGAATGCGATGTTCGGCTGACCCGCGACGGGCACCTGGTCTGCGTGCACGACCGCACCGTCGACCGCACCTCCGACGCCACCGGCCTGGTCAGCGAATTGACCCTCGACGAGTTGCGCGAGATGAACTTCGGCACCGCCGACGCACCCTCCGGTGTCCTCGCCCTCAGCGACCTGATCGGCCTGGTCCTGGACTGGCGCAGCAGGCCGACGAAGCTGTTCATCGAGACCAAGCACCCGGTGCGCTACGGCGCGCTGGTGGAGAACAAGGTGCTGGCCGAACTCCAGCGCTTCGGCATCGCCACCCCCGCCTCGGCCGACCACTCCCGCGCGGTGGTGATGTCGTTCGCGGCCACCGCGGTCTGGCGGATCCGCCGCGCCGCGCCGCTGCTGCCGACCGTGCTGCTCGGCGAGTCCTCCCGCTTCCTCGGCGGATCCGCCGCGACGACGGTCGGCGCGACCGCGGTCGGCCCGTCGGTGAAAACGCTGCGCGAACATCCCGAACTCGTCGACAAGGCCGCCGCGGCGGGCCGGGCGACCTACTGCTGGACCGTCGACGATCCCGACGACGTGAAACTGTGTGCCGACCTCGGCGTCAGCTGGATCGCCACCAACCACCCGGCCCGCACGAAGGCTCTGTTGGCGTGA